One part of the Plasmodium yoelii strain 17X genome assembly, chromosome: 13 genome encodes these proteins:
- a CDS encoding fam-a protein: MNKFCIQIVFFLLIIPLYVNNKTLATELSPKKDTKHKSKKNKKRYTYDNTQEIYEKNKHLLYTDIKETKNACKVMKEALRQLEYHVTNTVDYGLYNIYYTDYMLFDDIKYQYNTNVEKKQYIVDNPNKYNKIINKYWNPDHANLFNDDNVKRKIVRVYNPNLVIIQQRSKTWPWSRQKYFYAIAAKFKISENKIIIVMSSANINDNNCKNKRNFENIIVKNANLFEANIDSEDDIRNGKLKKIFVNLSGHIIEKKTDRIYVTYFESISGIQILIIIYFNNC; encoded by the exons ATGAATAAGTTTTGTATTCAAATTGTTTTCTTTCTTTTAATCATCCCCCTAtatgtgaataataaaaccCTTGCAACCGAGCTTTCTCCAAAAAAAGATACAAAAcacaaatcaaaaaaaaataaaaaacgtTATAC CTATGATAATACAcaagaaatatatgaaaaaaacaagcACCTATTATATACCGATATCAAAGAAACTAAAAATGCATGCAAAGTTATGAAAGAAGCTTTAAGACAATTAGAATATCATGTTACAAATACAGTTGATTATggattatataatatatattatactgaCTATATGCTTTTtgatgatataaaatatcaatataatacaaatgttgaaaaaaaacaatatatagtTGATAATCCGAATAAG tataataaaataataaacaagtaTTGGAATCCCGATCATGCCAATTTGTTCAATGATGATAATGTTAAAA GAAAAATTGTCCGTGTATACAATCCaaatttagtaataatacaaCAACGTTCCAAAACATGGCCATGGTCTCGtcagaaatatttttatgctatAGCTGCAAAATTTAAA atatcagaaaacaaaattataattgtCATGAGCTcagcaaatataaatgataacaactgtaaaaataaaagaaattttgaaaacataatagtaaaaaatgcaaatttATTCGAAGCTAACATTGATTCTGAAGATGATATTAGaaatggaaaattaaaaaaaatttttgttAACTTAAGTGGACacattattgaaaaaaaaacggaCCGTATTTATGTCACCTATTTCGAATCTATAAGCGGTATACagattttaataataatttatttcaacaattgttaa
- a CDS encoding fam-a protein: MNKFYIQIVFFLLIIPLYVNNKTLATELVPKKYTKHKSKKNKKRYTYDNTKEIYQKNKHLLYTDPKETINAYKFMNDALKQLEHHATSKGYTRCGGIPSKNIVFYKKKHRGHTKILKAEYLIYDTNQYNELLNELWDPDCDQYINKDHVKKKIARMYTPNLVMIQQRCKKHPWSREKYFYAIAAKFKISENKTIFVMASANIIDHNRKNKKYFENKIVESANLFQAEIDSEDYIRNGELKKMFVNLSGYIVEKRKNHIYIIYVDSNDEHDSI, from the exons atgaataaattttatattcaaattgttttttttcttttaatcaTCCCCCTAtatgtgaataataaaaccCTTGCAACTGAGCTTGTTcccaaaaaatatacaaaacacaaatcaaaaaaaaataaaaaacgtTATAC ctatgataatacaaaagaaatatatcaaaaaaacaaacaccTATTATATACCGATCCCAAAGAAACTATAAATGCGTACAAATTTATGAATGACGCTTTAAAACAGTTAGAACATCATGCTACAAGTAAAGGTTATACACGTTGTGGTGGAATTCCTTCTAAgaatatagttttttataaaaaaaaacatagaGGTCATACAAAAATTCTAAAAGCTGAATATCTAATTTATGATACGAATCAG TATAATGAACTACTAAACGAGTTATGGGATCCTGATTGTGaccaatatataaataaagaccatgttaaaa aaaaaattgCCCGTATGTACACTCCAAATTTAGTAATGATACAACAACGTTGCAAAAAACATCCGTGGTCTCGtgagaaatatttttatgctatAGCTGCAAAATTTAAA ataTCAGAAAACAAAACTATATTTGTCATGGCTTCAGCAAATATAATTGATCACAAccgtaaaaataaaaaatattttgaaaataaaatagtagaAAGTGCAAATTTATTCCAAGCTGAAATTGATTCTGAAGATTATATTAGAAATggagaattaaaaaaaatgtttgttAATTTAAGTGGATACATTgttgaaaaaagaaagaaccatatttatatcatctaTGTCGACTCT aaTGATGAACATGATTCCATTTAA
- a CDS encoding fam-b protein — translation MRVSILKFVFFSIIICFFEYVKNELYYINERNIYHERNITNFRNNRILGDTDNRFDLNYFYESTLSLANQLNEYNDDDDEEIKYLRNIIDSHVKKHKENNTLPDLNSLDKRTKKLIDELHKEIEETKKELDNIKNNKLAIELIQNNPVSEEDFKQLKNERNIVGTEHYGVDSNIENESKTKRKLTKLTKKLMVRGVLLTLLVLSLLVPGLIYFVFVIMNVVLSIEIIIECCKYVKFFFKEYKSYKKKKKSR, via the exons ATGAGAGTcagtattttaaaatttgtttttttttcaattattatttgtttttttgaatatgttAAAAAT gaattatattatataaatgagaGAAACATATATCATGAAAGgaatataacaaattttagAAATAATAGGATATTAGGGGATACAGATAACCGATtcgatttaaattatttttatgaatcAACTTTGAGTCTTGCAAATCAACTTAATGAGTacaatgatgatgatgatgaagaaataaaatatcttcGAAATATTATAGATTCACATGTAAAGAAgcataaagaaaataatacattaccCGATTTAAATAGTTTAGATAAAAGAACTAAAAAGTTAATTGATGAACTTCACAAAGAAATAgaagaaacaaaaaaagagcttgataatataaagaataataaattagCAATAGAACTGATACAAAATAATCCTGTATCAGAAGAAGACTTTAAACAAttgaaaaatgaaagaaataTCGTGGGGACTGAGCATTATGGGGTCGATTCAAATATCGAAAATGAATCAAAAACTAAGCGAAAGTTAACAAAATTGACCAAAAAATTAATGGTGAGGGGGGTGTTGTTGACGCTGCTTGTTTTGTCGTTATTGGTACCCGGattgatttattttgtatttgtTATTATGAATGTAGTTCTTTCAATTGAAATAATTATTGAATGTtgtaaatatgttaaattcttttttaaagaatataaatcatacaaaaaaaaaaaaaaatcaagatAG